DNA from Mucilaginibacter mallensis:
CCAAAATTAGCAACAGTTAAAAAATATAAAACTTCATAATAAAAGGGTTTGTTGTGATGGGCAATAACATGAAAAAAATTAAGCTGGATATAGTTGGGTTGTCATACAGTCAGACCCAATCCGGTGCGTATGCTTTAGTTTTGGGTGAGATTAGCGGCCGCCGCCGTTTGCCCATTATTATAGGCGCCTTTGAGGCCCAGGCCATAGCTATAGAGATTGAGAAGATGACGCCAAGCAGGCCGCTTACCCATGATCTGTTTAAAAGTTTTGCTGATGCTTACCACATTGTTATACAGGAAATTATTATTTATAACCTGGTTGATGGCATTTTCTATTCAAAACTCATCTGCTCTGATGGTAAAAAAACAGTGGAGATTGATGCACGCACATCTGATGCTATTGCGGTGGCGGTTAGGTTCGACTGTCCGATCTATACCTATGAATTTATCCTTTCAACAGCGGGCATAGTGATTGAGGGCAACGATTTTGTTTACCTGGAGAACATCAACGAAACACCTGAAGAGAAAACAGCTACTGCTGCCAGCGGGGGTGCTACCGGTGGATTCAATTCATTAAGTACCGATGAACTAAAATCAAAGCTACAGGAAGCCCTTTTTGAAGAGGCATACGAAAAGGCCGCCAAAATCCGCGATGAGCTGAACAGAAGAAAAGCTTCTTGATTTGAAAACAAGCTGATTTGAAGATTTAGTAATTTGAAAATTGTGACCTGCATTTTCAAAGCTTCACATTATCAAATAATTTCTCTATTTTCCGTCATTAATTTTTAACTGAACAAGATTTACTAAACTGGGCTCCATATGAATATTAAGTTTCGCTTAATACTGATGAATTTCATGCAATTTTTTATATGGGGAGCTTGGTTACTTACAATTGGGGCCTATTGGTTTCAAAATAAGGGTTGGTCGGGCGCACAATTCGGGGCTATTTTCTCCACCATGGGTATTTCAGCCATATTTATGCCTGCCCTCACCGGTATTATTGCCGATCGGTTCATAAACGCTGAAAAACTCTACGGAATACTGCATATTTTAGGTGCATTAACTTTATCCAGTCTGCCGCTGGTAAAAGATCCAACCACATTTTTCTGGGTGATATTACTTAATATGATCTTCTACATGCCAACGCTGTCGTTATCAATAACAGTTGCATATGCGGCTTTAAAAGGCAGTAATAAGGATGTGGTAATAGACTACCCTCCTATACGCATATGGGGCACCATTGGCTTTATAGCAGCGCTTTGGGTAGTAAGCCTTTCACATAACGAAACCTCTGTAAACCAGTTTTATATCGCATCTGCAGTCGCACTTGCATTGGGCATATATTCTTTTACATTGCCAAAATGTCCGCCGCTTTTAAGCAAGGTAAGTAACAAGTCGTTTGTTAACCTATTAGGTTTAAATGCTTTCGCATTGTTTAAGATCCCGAAATTTGCCATCTTTTTTGCATTCTCCCTGCTATTGGGCGCAGCTTTACAGCTTACAAACGCATACGGTGATACCTTCATACACGATTTTAAAAACGTACCTGCTTACCAGGACCTTATCGCAGTAAAATATCCGGCTATTATTATGTCTATATCGCAGGTATCTGAAACATTGTTTATCCTGGCTATTCCGTTCTTCCTGCGTAAATTCGGCATTAAATACGTGATGTTATTCAGTATGCTGGCTTGGGTATTGCGTTTTGGTCTTTTTGCGTTTAGCAATCCGGCAGGTGGACTATGGATGATCATTTTATCGTGTATAGTTTACGGTATGGCCTTTGATTTCTTTAATATTTCGGGCTCATTATTTGTTGAAACACAAACAACTCCCGAAATTAGGGGCAGCGCGCAAGGGCTGTTTATGATGATGGTGAATGGTTTTGGGGCATTGTTCGGCAGTTTTACAAGCGGAGTAATAATTGATAAGTTTTTCACCATGGCCGATCATACTAAAAACTGGCAGGGCATATGGCTTTGCTTTGCAGCATATGCCCTGGTTATAGCTATTATATTTCCATTTGTATTCAGATATAAACATAATGCCGCGCTTGAACATGCCATACAACATGCATAATTAAACCATGAAAAAACATTACCGTAAAGAAAACGATTGTCTTAATTGCGGAACTACACTGCAAGGTAAATTCTGTTATAATTGCGGCCAGGAGAACCTGGAGATAAAGGAAAGCTTTGGCCATATGATGAGCCATACCATAAGCGACTATTTCCACTTCGATGATCAGTTTTTTCATACCCTAAAACCACTTTTCTTTAAACCAGGGTTTCTTACTACTGAATATTTGGCAGGCCGCCGCGCACGTTACCTGCACCCGGTAAAAATGTATATTTTTATAAGTCTGGTTTATTTCATAGTGCTTTTTCAAACCGGGCATAATCCGGTAAAAGTAAATCATGTAATTCCCGCTAAATCAACCGATGTTCAATTGTTGATCGATTCTATTGAAAAAGATCCAGATATCCCTGCTTTTGCAAAAAACGAAGCTATCAGTGAGCTAAAAAAAGGTAACCAGAAGAATGGGAAGATCATAATTACTGATGATGATGCTAATTCATCAAAATACTTTCTATCGCCAAAAAGTAACGATACTAGCTACAATGCTTACTTATCAGCACAACAAAAACTCCCTGAGGACAAACAAGACGATATTTTTTTGCAGTTGTATAATAAAAAGGCATTTGCCTACAAGGCAGAGTATGGCGAACGTACCAAGGAGGTAATTGTTGAGCAATTTAAACACAACATACCCAAAATGATGTTCCTGATGCTGCCATTGTGCGCATTAATACTGATGATAACATTCTGGAACAACAAGAAATATTATGTTGAATACCTGATCTATTCATTTCACCTGCATTGCTTTTTATTCCTCTTTCTAACCATCATAATGGTATTGGAATGGATATACCCGGCAAGCTGGAAAGGCGTAACAAGCTGGCTTAATTTATTCGCAACAATTACTACTATCTGGTATATATACCGGTCATTAAAAGTTGTTTACCAACGCAGCACATGGCGAACAATTACCAAGCTAACAGGTGCATCATTTATGTATATGATTGGCTTTACGCTCTGTGTTGGATTGGCTTTTTTAATTACCGCGCTTACCGCTTAATTAGCAAAAGCATCCAAAGCAGCAGTTGGCTTTCCTGTAGTATCAAAAGCACCCAAGCCATAACTTAGCCAATTGTAGGCTTCAGGCTCCCAGTAAAATACGCCCAGACCTTGCCCGTTTGCAACACCGTTTACTTTGGTGATAATATCCGTTAAGAAATCGCGCGTGGTTTGTGGCTGGTCAGCTTCCATGCCTACCTCTACTATCATTACCGGGGTGCTGTACCGAGCTACCATAGCATTTATATTGGTTAAACACTGGGCATCTAAAGTACCATAATTGGCAGTTGTTGGGTATAAGGACATACCGATGATATCCCATTTAGCACCATTGGCCTTTAAACCGTCAAATAACCATTGATAGGTAGTGTTATCATAACCGTTTGCTAAATGAACGATAACCTTTGTTGTACTGCTTACTGATTTAACCGCATTATAACCACTAAGCACCAACGCGGCAAAATTTGCCATATTGGTTGATGCTTTGCCATCATCCCAAAGCATACCATTACTTGTTTCGTTACCTATCTGCACCCAATCAGGTGTTATACCATTGGTTTGCAGGGTATCCATTACGTGCACAGTATAATCATGCAGGGCTGTTACCAGGTCGGGGAAGGCAAGGCTTGCCCATGCAGCCGGTTTGTTTTGGTCACCGGGATCGGCCCAGGTATCACTATAGTGAAAATCGATCAGTATCTTCATGCCGGCGTTTTTAGCACGTACTGCTTTCGCTACCAGATCAGCGGTATTACACCAGCCACCAGTCGGGTTTACCCATGCCCTAAGCCTGATGGAGTTCATACCAATACTTTTCATTAAAGCAAAAAGATCCTGCTGCTTACCGGTTTTATCGTAAAACTTATAGTTTGACGCCTCCATCTGTGTAATCCAGCTTATATCAGCCCCTTTAGCAAAAGTTGAGGCAACAACAGGTGATTTATAAGTAGCTGTTGTAGTAGTTTGCGCTGGTGCAGAACCGTTATTTTTTGAACAGCTAACATTCAAAAATAACAATACAAGAGCGCTAAGCCATGTAGCTTTTTTCATTTTTAGGGGATATATTGTTTAATAATTGGTATAAATGGTTGCACAAATGTAATAATTATTTACAATAACTGTATATATTACACTTTATCTACATTTATACCAATTAAAAAAGCCCTAAAGCGAGAATAGTTTGTAAGCCAGGGTGAGGCTAAACAGGTTAATACGGGTATGAGAATCATCCGCTGAACCATATGCAACCTTATTTAAACCGGCTTCATAGCGTAAGTCTATCGACAGGCTCCTGATATCAACCCCGCCACCGAATTGCCATGCGTAGTTTTGATTTTTAAATTCAAGTGTACCTGCGTTATGCGCCGCATCAGAAAGTGTTTGGTCTTTATTTATGGCGAATGATACTACCGGGCCGGTATAAAACCTGGCGCCAAAGCCAAAGGCTCCTATTTTACCACCAAACAACAAGGGCAGATCAAGACTGGTAAATTTCACCTTATTGGTATATACCTGGTTATTGTCTGAATAAGAAGTATTAACATCCTTGCCGGTAAGATATAATTCCGGTTGGAAATTAAAGCCTAGTGCGCCAAACCGGGCCCACACGCCGCCAACATAACCAGCCTGGTTGCTGTTGTTAAAAACGCCGCTCTGCGGAAAAGCGGCTAAATTCATACCGCCTTTAACACCAAACTCAAAGTTTGGTATAACTTGTGCCGAGGCAAAACCTGTAAAAACTGAACAGATAAGCAGTGTAAGTATTATTTTTTTCATAGGGATGTTTTTATACAATAACGAAGAAAATGGGATTTTTGTGTTTGCCTGCCGATATAAATTATCATTTGAGATAACAAACCGCTATAAACTGGAAATATCCGGTTCATGTTAAAATCTATTAACACAAACCGGATATCTGGATGTAAAATCTGGGATAAATGTATAAATTTTTAATTAATGCAAACAGTTTGTTTAAAAAAATTAAAAAGACAATTTACCCTGGTAATAATCCAGTACTTTACTGTAGATAAAGTAATCATAACGAGCGCTGATAAGGTTTAGGTTAGCGGCATCCATGTTATTTTTTGAGGTGATATAATCAACCGATGTAAGTACTCCCGCCTCATAGCGGATCTTTGAGATCCTGAAGCTTTCAGAATATGCTTTTGACTCTGCATCCAACGCCTGGTACTTATTATAAGCAGCCATCATGTTGTAATAGGCCTGTTCAACATTTTGTCTTAAAGTTATTTTTGTGTTTTCCTCAACATACTTGTAGTTTAATAGATCAAGTTTGGCTAATGAGACCTGGTTCTTTTTAAAATGGTTGGTGAATATGGGAATATTCAGGCCCAGTTGCGCATAAGTACCATAGTTGTTCTTAAACTGATTGGTATAACTGATAGGGTTTGAATTAGTGTAGTTTGTGTTTACCCCATACCCAAGTGCCAACGACGGGAATAACAGACCTTTGTAATATTTCACCTCTTTTTCAGCACTCTGGCGCATTAAGGTTGCAGCTTTAACATCTGCCAATTGCTCCAATGCTGTTTGATATACCTGATCTGGCAAAACATCTTTGTCCCCTCTCAGGTCCTCCGCGTTCAGTGGCTGTAGTTCCGCGTCGCGATTATATGGTATGTTCATTACCTGGAATAAGTTCAGCATAGCTGATCGTAGTGAGTTTTGGGCCGTTACAACATTAACATTGCTTGCCTGTAACAGGCCTCGCTGATCGTATACATCCGATGCCAGTTTATTAGCACCCTCTTTTTCCAATATCTCCACCCTATCGGCACCTTCTTTGGCAACCGACAGCTGGCTTTTGGTTTGATTTAAAATAGCCTCGGCATCCAATACCTGCAGATAACTGGTTATAACGGTTACCGTAACTATATCCTTTGCCGCCTGGTAAGCCATTTTACCCGACTGATAGGCCAATGAGGTCTGTTTAATAGCGCTTTGAAGCGCCAAGCCATTAAATACAGTTACGCCACCAGATAATGCATAATTATCAGATGTAACCGCCTGGTTGATATAAGTATTGGTAACAGGGTTAATTGCACGGCCTGTGCTTAACTCACGTGATATGCCACCGCTTACAGTGGGTATAAGGTTGTCTTTTGCCTGTACATAACCTATACGTGCCCGCTCGGCAGCTATGGCACTTTGCTGTACGGTTAAATTATTTTTTATAGCAGTATCCAAACACTGCTGCAATGTTATTATATTACTTTGTTGCTGCGCGTGCGCGTTAAAACCGAGTACCAGTAAAAAAATTATGATGTAGTTACGGAATGACATTTCTATGTTGATATTTTTATAATTGCTCAGAATTTTTTTGATGACTCTATCCTGCCGTCTAAAAGATTGATGATACGGCTGCCGTACTCTGCATTTTTTTCGGAGTGGGTTACCTGTATAATAGTTACGCCGTCTTCTTTATTCAATTTCCTGAATAGGTCCATGATCTCCTCACCTTGTTTTGAATTAAGGTTACCGGTAGGCTCATCAGCCAATAATAATTTAGGCTTAGCTATCAGCGCGCGTGCTATACCCACCAGTTGCTGCTGGCCGCCTGATAATTGCGCAGGGAACAGATCTTTTTTACCCACTATCTGAAAACGGTCAAGCATATCGGCCACCATGGCCTTGCGTTCAGCGCCTTTAAAATCCTGGTAAATAAGCGGGGTCTCGATGTTTTCATAAACGGTAAGCTCATCAATTAAATGGTAAGCCTGGAAAACAAAACCTATGTATTTTTTATACAAAGCCGAGCGCTGTTTATCTTTAAGCTGATGCACGGCTTCGTTCACAAAATAATGATAGCCATCTGTAGGCTCATCAAGCATACCGATGATGTTTAAAAGCGTTGATTTGCCCGAACCTGATGGCCCCATAATAGAAACAAACTCGCCTTCATCAATATCAAGGCTGATATCATTAATTACAAAGTTCTTGTTTCCGCCGTTTTGGTAGTATTTTGAAATATGCTGAAGTGATAACATTTAATTATTTATTGATTTTTAAATTACTGAATCTAGCAATATTAGATTGAATAACATACCAAAGTTATAAATCATTAACTATCAATACATTAATAGATAGTCTTTAACTAAAAACTGTTCGCTTACGTAACATGGAGCGTACGGTTATGATACAGTTGCTTCGCATCATTGGTTCACTGGTTCACTGGTTCATTGGTCTTAGCACTTTGCTTAATTAGTGTATTTATTACCGCCGTATTACCAATGAACTAATGAACAAACCTATTCCGACCGCAAGCTTTTAACCGGGTTGGCCATGGCGGCTTTAATGGTGTGGTAACTTACGGCTATTATGGCTGTAAGCATAGCTATCAGCCCTGCAGAACCGAATAATAGCCAATCGGGTTTTATGCGGTAGGCAAAGTTATCGAGCCATTCATGGACCATATATAATGCTATAGGTGAGGCTATAATAAACGAACCGGCCGCTAATAATAAAGTTCCGCGGTTAAGCATCACGAACAGGTTGTAGATAGATGCACCCAGCACTTTACGGATACCGATCTCCTTGGTGCGGTTGATAGTAGTAAGCCCCGACAACCCAAATAAACCCAGACAGGCAATAATGATGGCTAATATGCATGATGTGGTAATGGTGGTCATCCAGCGCTGGTAGGCATCATAGCTTTTTGCCACATCCTGATCAAGGAAAGTATAGCTGAATGGCATATTGTTCGTCATCTTGTTCCAGTTCAGTTTTAAATCTTCCATTGCATTTGGTATACTTTGCCCAGCTTTTATTTTTATCCAGAACCATGCGTCGGGGTTACCACTAATTTGATGATATACCGGTTCTATCTTTTTTGTGAGATCATCGGTATGATAATCCTTACAAACACCAATAATTATCCCACCTATTTGGTAATTAAGTACATCAAGCTTTGGTTTGCCCAGCATATTGTACAATGTTTCATTAACAACAACACTATGGTTTACACGTGAGCTTTGAGGATTCATTTGTGCTGATACAAGTTTTATACGGGTACTGTCGCTTGCGATATCCCTTGAAAAGTCCCTGCCTTCAACAATCGGGATCTTATTAAATTTAAAATAATCAAAATCAACTCCCATTTCCTGAAACCCTACCTGCTTACCATTAATTATAAATCCGCTTGTACTATATCCCTCAAAATCAAAATAGGTACTGGTTATCCCCTGTAAATAAGGTTGGCTTACAACAAATTGCGTTAACCTTTCTTTTAATGAGCCGCGGTCTTTTTCGTCGGTCCAGCTATAGGGATTTTGCAATACAATTATCTGGTCTTTATCAAAACCCATACTGGTTTCACTTATAAAATGCATTTGCTTATTTATAACCAATGCCGAGATCACCAGTATAATACAAATACTGTATTGCAAAACCACTAAGCATTTTGATAAAACCGGGCTTATGCGATAAGTTGAAAAACCACGCATAATATTTAGTGGTTTTAAGCCAGACATAGCCAAAGCAGGATAAATACCAGCCAGCACCCCTAATGTAATTGACAACAGTAATAACATCAATATTAAATTACTTATTGAAAATGCCGACAGATTTAATACCGAACCTGTTAAGCTGCTGAAAAATGGCAAACAGGTTACAGCTACCATAAACCCAACAATAACAGCTATAAAAGCAAGTAATTGTGTTTCGGTGTAATATTGCAATACAATTTGCCTGCGCCCTGCCCCTATAGTTTTACGAACGCCAACATCCTGTGAGCGCGATATGGCACTGGTAAGTGTTAGCAGCACATAATTTAAACAAGCTATCAATAAAATAACTATGGCCAGGCAAACCAACTGGTAAATATTCTTCAGGTCTGTGTAATGGTTCCAGCCCCGGCTTTGATTGTAATGCGCATCGGCAAACGGCCTTAAAAATACCAGAAAAGGTGCCGGCTTAGTTTTGGGATCATTCTTAGCCATCTCATCAGTCAGCGATTTAAAGTACTTTGGCGCAAAGGCATTAAGCTTTTTTTGAAAAGCAGCAACATTGGTGTTTTTTGCTAACCTCACAACCAGTAAATCGCTGAAAGTTTCTACCCCCCTTTTTAATTCATCTGCATAATCAGCATCTGCTTCTCGGGTAATAATTACATCAAATTTAAAACTTGAATTATCCGGAAAAGCCTTAGCAACACCGGTTACATTTACCAGCAACCCTTCGCTGGTAATATTTAAAGTTTTACCAACCGGATTATCATTCCCAAAATACTTTTTAGCAAACTGCTCACTTATTACAGCAGAATTATGACCTGATAGCACCGATTGTTTATTACCCTTTACCAACGGGAAATCAAATGCCCTAAAAAAATCAGGATCAACATATGCTGAGCTTTGATCACTCTCCTTAAAACTTTGATTGCCTACACGTATAATTGGATTGTACAATGGTCTTATACGTATTGCATTCTCAATTTCAGGAAAATTCCTTTTCAGATCAGGTGCAAACACTACCGGTGTTTGTATCATATTCTTTTGATCCGCATCCTGTGTTAGGAATGAAAAAAAACTTTTCTTCGATTCAGTATTACGTAATCCTGAAAACACATCCGATTCCTCAACTCTGAATAACCTATCGCCATCCTTATGAAAATCATCAAACGACTGCTCGTTCTTTACATACAAATAAACCAGTATGCAAAACGCGCTGGCCACGCTAAGCCCAATAATGTTTATTGC
Protein-coding regions in this window:
- a CDS encoding TolC family protein, whose protein sequence is MSFRNYIIIFLLVLGFNAHAQQQSNIITLQQCLDTAIKNNLTVQQSAIAAERARIGYVQAKDNLIPTVSGGISRELSTGRAINPVTNTYINQAVTSDNYALSGGVTVFNGLALQSAIKQTSLAYQSGKMAYQAAKDIVTVTVITSYLQVLDAEAILNQTKSQLSVAKEGADRVEILEKEGANKLASDVYDQRGLLQASNVNVVTAQNSLRSAMLNLFQVMNIPYNRDAELQPLNAEDLRGDKDVLPDQVYQTALEQLADVKAATLMRQSAEKEVKYYKGLLFPSLALGYGVNTNYTNSNPISYTNQFKNNYGTYAQLGLNIPIFTNHFKKNQVSLAKLDLLNYKYVEENTKITLRQNVEQAYYNMMAAYNKYQALDAESKAYSESFRISKIRYEAGVLTSVDYITSKNNMDAANLNLISARYDYFIYSKVLDYYQGKLSF
- a CDS encoding nucleoside permease, whose protein sequence is MNIKFRLILMNFMQFFIWGAWLLTIGAYWFQNKGWSGAQFGAIFSTMGISAIFMPALTGIIADRFINAEKLYGILHILGALTLSSLPLVKDPTTFFWVILLNMIFYMPTLSLSITVAYAALKGSNKDVVIDYPPIRIWGTIGFIAALWVVSLSHNETSVNQFYIASAVALALGIYSFTLPKCPPLLSKVSNKSFVNLLGLNAFALFKIPKFAIFFAFSLLLGAALQLTNAYGDTFIHDFKNVPAYQDLIAVKYPAIIMSISQVSETLFILAIPFFLRKFGIKYVMLFSMLAWVLRFGLFAFSNPAGGLWMIILSCIVYGMAFDFFNISGSLFVETQTTPEIRGSAQGLFMMMVNGFGALFGSFTSGVIIDKFFTMADHTKNWQGIWLCFAAYALVIAIIFPFVFRYKHNAALEHAIQHA
- a CDS encoding porin family protein; the encoded protein is MKKIILTLLICSVFTGFASAQVIPNFEFGVKGGMNLAAFPQSGVFNNSNQAGYVGGVWARFGALGFNFQPELYLTGKDVNTSYSDNNQVYTNKVKFTSLDLPLLFGGKIGAFGFGARFYTGPVVSFAINKDQTLSDAAHNAGTLEFKNQNYAWQFGGGVDIRSLSIDLRYEAGLNKVAYGSADDSHTRINLFSLTLAYKLFSL
- a CDS encoding glycoside hydrolase family 53 protein, with amino-acid sequence MKKATWLSALVLLFLNVSCSKNNGSAPAQTTTTATYKSPVVASTFAKGADISWITQMEASNYKFYDKTGKQQDLFALMKSIGMNSIRLRAWVNPTGGWCNTADLVAKAVRAKNAGMKILIDFHYSDTWADPGDQNKPAAWASLAFPDLVTALHDYTVHVMDTLQTNGITPDWVQIGNETSNGMLWDDGKASTNMANFAALVLSGYNAVKSVSSTTKVIVHLANGYDNTTYQWLFDGLKANGAKWDIIGMSLYPTTANYGTLDAQCLTNINAMVARYSTPVMIVEVGMEADQPQTTRDFLTDIITKVNGVANGQGLGVFYWEPEAYNWLSYGLGAFDTTGKPTAALDAFAN
- a CDS encoding ABC transporter ATP-binding protein translates to MLSLQHISKYYQNGGNKNFVINDISLDIDEGEFVSIMGPSGSGKSTLLNIIGMLDEPTDGYHYFVNEAVHQLKDKQRSALYKKYIGFVFQAYHLIDELTVYENIETPLIYQDFKGAERKAMVADMLDRFQIVGKKDLFPAQLSGGQQQLVGIARALIAKPKLLLADEPTGNLNSKQGEEIMDLFRKLNKEDGVTIIQVTHSEKNAEYGSRIINLLDGRIESSKKF
- a CDS encoding DUF3667 domain-containing protein; translated protein: MKKHYRKENDCLNCGTTLQGKFCYNCGQENLEIKESFGHMMSHTISDYFHFDDQFFHTLKPLFFKPGFLTTEYLAGRRARYLHPVKMYIFISLVYFIVLFQTGHNPVKVNHVIPAKSTDVQLLIDSIEKDPDIPAFAKNEAISELKKGNQKNGKIIITDDDANSSKYFLSPKSNDTSYNAYLSAQQKLPEDKQDDIFLQLYNKKAFAYKAEYGERTKEVIVEQFKHNIPKMMFLMLPLCALILMITFWNNKKYYVEYLIYSFHLHCFLFLFLTIIMVLEWIYPASWKGVTSWLNLFATITTIWYIYRSLKVVYQRSTWRTITKLTGASFMYMIGFTLCVGLAFLITALTA
- a CDS encoding bifunctional nuclease family protein; translation: MKKIKLDIVGLSYSQTQSGAYALVLGEISGRRRLPIIIGAFEAQAIAIEIEKMTPSRPLTHDLFKSFADAYHIVIQEIIIYNLVDGIFYSKLICSDGKKTVEIDARTSDAIAVAVRFDCPIYTYEFILSTAGIVIEGNDFVYLENINETPEEKTATAASGGATGGFNSLSTDELKSKLQEALFEEAYEKAAKIRDELNRRKAS
- a CDS encoding ABC transporter permease, with product MIKINLKLAIRNIFRNKLYSAINIIGLSVASAFCILVYLYVKNEQSFDDFHKDGDRLFRVEESDVFSGLRNTESKKSFFSFLTQDADQKNMIQTPVVFAPDLKRNFPEIENAIRIRPLYNPIIRVGNQSFKESDQSSAYVDPDFFRAFDFPLVKGNKQSVLSGHNSAVISEQFAKKYFGNDNPVGKTLNITSEGLLVNVTGVAKAFPDNSSFKFDVIITREADADYADELKRGVETFSDLLVVRLAKNTNVAAFQKKLNAFAPKYFKSLTDEMAKNDPKTKPAPFLVFLRPFADAHYNQSRGWNHYTDLKNIYQLVCLAIVILLIACLNYVLLTLTSAISRSQDVGVRKTIGAGRRQIVLQYYTETQLLAFIAVIVGFMVAVTCLPFFSSLTGSVLNLSAFSISNLILMLLLLSITLGVLAGIYPALAMSGLKPLNIMRGFSTYRISPVLSKCLVVLQYSICIILVISALVINKQMHFISETSMGFDKDQIIVLQNPYSWTDEKDRGSLKERLTQFVVSQPYLQGITSTYFDFEGYSTSGFIINGKQVGFQEMGVDFDYFKFNKIPIVEGRDFSRDIASDSTRIKLVSAQMNPQSSRVNHSVVVNETLYNMLGKPKLDVLNYQIGGIIIGVCKDYHTDDLTKKIEPVYHQISGNPDAWFWIKIKAGQSIPNAMEDLKLNWNKMTNNMPFSYTFLDQDVAKSYDAYQRWMTTITTSCILAIIIACLGLFGLSGLTTINRTKEIGIRKVLGASIYNLFVMLNRGTLLLAAGSFIIASPIALYMVHEWLDNFAYRIKPDWLLFGSAGLIAMLTAIIAVSYHTIKAAMANPVKSLRSE